One part of the Streptomyces sp. NBC_00286 genome encodes these proteins:
- a CDS encoding ribonuclease D, protein MTDAQETAADTSLRTTGGAPPDDGGSSEAEVPIPLLEPRDGIPPVIADEASLAEVIAAFAAGSGPVAVDAERASGYRYGQRAYLVQLRREGAGSALIDPVACPDLSRLGEALGGVEWVLHAATQDLPCLREIGMVPSRLFDTELAGRLAGFPRVGLGAMVEGVLGFVLEKGHSAVDWSTRPLPEPWLRYAALDVELLVDLRDALEKELDRQGKLEWARQEFDAIASAPAPEPRKDPWRRTSGMHKVRRRRQMAVVRELWQARDKVARRRDISPGKVLGDAAIIEAALSLPTNVQALAALNGFGHRMGRRQLEQWQSAVDRAKALPDHELPQPGQPVTGPPPPRAWAEKDPVAAARLVAARAAVSALAETLTMPQENLITPDTVRRVCWEPPAEVNAESVAAALAGYGARPWQVEQVTPVLLPALASSPPGE, encoded by the coding sequence GTGACCGACGCCCAAGAGACCGCAGCAGACACATCACTGCGAACCACCGGAGGCGCCCCTCCGGACGACGGCGGATCCTCTGAAGCAGAGGTGCCCATTCCGTTGTTGGAGCCCCGGGACGGGATTCCGCCCGTGATCGCCGATGAGGCGTCGCTCGCCGAGGTGATCGCCGCGTTCGCCGCGGGCAGCGGTCCCGTCGCCGTGGACGCCGAGCGTGCTTCCGGTTACCGGTACGGCCAGCGCGCGTACCTCGTGCAGTTGCGCCGCGAGGGTGCGGGCAGCGCGCTCATCGACCCCGTCGCGTGTCCCGATCTCTCGCGTCTCGGCGAGGCGCTGGGCGGTGTGGAGTGGGTGCTGCACGCTGCCACGCAGGATCTGCCGTGTCTGCGCGAAATAGGTATGGTCCCCAGCCGCCTGTTCGACACCGAGCTGGCCGGTCGGCTTGCCGGGTTCCCGCGCGTCGGGCTCGGCGCGATGGTCGAGGGTGTCCTGGGCTTCGTACTGGAAAAGGGGCACTCCGCGGTCGACTGGTCGACGCGTCCGCTGCCCGAGCCGTGGCTGCGTTATGCCGCGCTCGACGTGGAGTTGCTCGTGGACCTCAGAGACGCGCTGGAGAAGGAGCTCGACCGGCAGGGCAAGCTGGAGTGGGCCCGGCAGGAGTTCGACGCGATCGCCTCGGCGCCGGCGCCCGAGCCGCGCAAGGATCCCTGGCGGCGTACGTCCGGAATGCACAAGGTGCGCCGACGGCGGCAGATGGCGGTCGTACGGGAGTTGTGGCAGGCCCGGGACAAGGTTGCGCGGCGCCGGGACATCTCGCCGGGCAAGGTGCTCGGCGACGCGGCGATCATCGAGGCCGCCCTCTCCCTGCCGACCAATGTGCAGGCGCTCGCCGCGTTGAACGGGTTCGGGCACCGTATGGGCCGGCGTCAGCTGGAGCAGTGGCAGTCCGCCGTGGACCGAGCGAAGGCGCTGCCGGACCACGAACTGCCGCAGCCGGGGCAGCCGGTGACCGGTCCTCCGCCGCCGCGCGCCTGGGCTGAGAAGGACCCGGTGGCCGCGGCCCGGCTGGTCGCCGCGCGGGCCGCGGTGTCGGCGCTGGCGGAGACCCTGACCATGCCTCAGGAGAACCTGATCACCCCGGACACCGTGCGCCGGGTGTGCTGGGAGCCGCCTGCCGAAGTGAACGCCGAGTCCGTCGCGGCCGCGCTCGCCGGGTACGGGGCGCGGCCGTGGCAGGTCGAGCAGGTGACGCCGGTGCTGCTGCCGGCGCTCGCTTCGTCGCCCCCCGGGGAATGA
- a CDS encoding ATP-binding cassette domain-containing protein yields MVYVSATPVLALRGVSKRFGAVQALTDVELEVHAGEVVALVGDNGAGKSTLVKTIAGVHPIDEGVIEWDGRSVQINKPHDAQNLGIATVYQDLSLCDNIDVVGNLYLGRELKRRGVLDEVEMERRSRELLQTLSIRIPSVRIPIASLSGGQRQTVAIARSMLGEPKLVILDEPTAALGVEQTAQVLDLVERLRERGHAVLLISHNMADVKAVADKVAVLRLGRNNGVFEVKSTSQEEIISAITGATDNAVTRRAARGNGGVQK; encoded by the coding sequence ATGGTTTACGTGTCCGCTACGCCTGTGCTGGCGTTGCGCGGGGTCTCCAAGCGGTTCGGTGCCGTGCAGGCGCTCACCGACGTAGAGCTCGAGGTCCACGCCGGTGAGGTGGTCGCCCTGGTCGGCGACAACGGCGCCGGAAAATCCACGCTGGTCAAGACGATCGCCGGCGTGCACCCCATCGATGAGGGCGTCATCGAGTGGGACGGCAGGTCCGTCCAGATCAACAAGCCGCACGACGCCCAGAACCTGGGCATCGCGACCGTCTACCAGGACCTCTCGCTGTGCGACAACATCGACGTCGTGGGCAACCTCTATCTGGGCCGTGAGCTCAAGAGGCGCGGCGTGCTCGACGAGGTCGAGATGGAGCGCCGCTCCCGCGAACTGCTGCAGACACTGTCGATCCGCATCCCCAGTGTCCGCATCCCGATCGCCTCGCTCTCCGGTGGCCAGCGGCAGACCGTGGCCATCGCCCGTTCCATGCTCGGCGAGCCCAAGCTGGTCATCCTCGACGAGCCCACCGCCGCCCTCGGCGTCGAGCAGACCGCGCAGGTCCTCGACCTGGTGGAGCGGTTGCGTGAGCGCGGCCACGCGGTGCTGCTCATCAGCCACAACATGGCCGATGTGAAGGCCGTCGCCGACAAGGTCGCCGTACTGCGCCTCGGCCGCAACAACGGCGTGTTCGAGGTCAAGTCGACCTCGCAGGAGGAGATCATCTCCGCCATCACGGGCGCCACGGACAACGCCGTGACCCGTCGCGCGGCGCGGGGCAACGGAGGGGTGCAGAAGTGA
- a CDS encoding 3-hydroxyacyl-CoA dehydrogenase NAD-binding domain-containing protein, which yields MSTTAELLKGAAELFPDEVVTQAHVRHFDLPFGAGRFALITLDNGLDHTKPTTFGPQSLANLDAAIDQVEREAAADEIVGVGITGKPFIFAVGADLKGVELLKKHEDALAIGKGGHEVFKRLAALAVPTFAYYNGAAMGGGVEVGLHCKYRTVSKAIPAFSLPEVFLGLVPGWGGCTLLPNLIGADKAVSVIIENSLNQNKQLKGQQVYDLGIADAIFEGADFLEQSLLWTASVLKGEIVVDRPVIDRGEAWDQAVAKGRFIADSKVHGAAPAAYRALDIIAAAKNGDLQQGYDAEDVALADLIMGGELRAGIYAFNLVQKRGKRPAGAPDKNLARPVTKVGVVGAGLMASQLALLFLRRLEVPVVLTDIDQERIDKGVGYVHAEIDKLLGKGRINQDKANRLKALVTGVLDKAEGFSDADFVIEAVFEEIGVKQQVFAEVETVAPAHAIFATNTSSLSVSEMASKLKNPERVVGFHFFNPVAVLPLLEIVRGEQTDDASLATAFAVAKKLKKTAVLVKDAPAFVVNRILTRFMGEIQNVIDEGTPVEVAEKAVEPLGLPMSPLVLLELVGPAIGLHVSETLNKAFPDRFTVSPNLKAVVEAGKRGFYVYDSGKPELDPEVAALLKQGDTVLTEDQVRARVLDAVAQEIGIMLDEGVVAEAQDIDLCLITGAGWPFHLGGITPYLDREGVSERVNGKKFLEPGVASVPA from the coding sequence GTGAGCACCACAGCTGAGCTTTTGAAGGGCGCGGCCGAGCTGTTCCCCGACGAGGTCGTGACCCAGGCGCACGTACGCCACTTCGACCTGCCCTTCGGCGCCGGGCGCTTCGCGCTCATCACCCTTGACAACGGCCTGGACCACACCAAGCCGACCACCTTCGGACCGCAGTCGCTGGCGAACCTCGACGCCGCCATCGACCAGGTCGAGCGGGAGGCCGCGGCCGACGAGATCGTCGGTGTCGGCATCACGGGCAAGCCGTTCATCTTCGCGGTCGGCGCGGACCTCAAGGGCGTAGAGCTGCTCAAGAAGCACGAGGACGCGCTGGCCATCGGCAAGGGCGGCCACGAGGTCTTCAAGCGCCTGGCCGCGCTGGCGGTGCCGACCTTCGCGTACTACAACGGCGCGGCGATGGGCGGCGGCGTCGAGGTCGGCCTGCACTGCAAGTACCGCACGGTGTCGAAGGCGATCCCGGCGTTCTCGCTGCCCGAGGTGTTCCTCGGCCTGGTCCCCGGCTGGGGCGGCTGCACCCTGCTGCCGAACCTCATCGGCGCCGACAAGGCCGTCTCGGTGATCATCGAGAACTCGCTCAATCAGAACAAGCAGCTCAAGGGCCAGCAGGTCTACGACCTCGGCATCGCGGACGCGATCTTCGAGGGCGCGGACTTCCTGGAGCAGTCGCTGCTGTGGACGGCCTCCGTCCTCAAGGGCGAGATCGTCGTGGACCGCCCGGTGATCGACCGTGGTGAGGCCTGGGACCAGGCGGTCGCCAAGGGCCGCTTCATCGCGGACAGCAAGGTGCACGGGGCGGCCCCGGCCGCGTACCGCGCGCTGGACATCATCGCCGCGGCCAAGAACGGCGACCTCCAGCAGGGTTACGACGCCGAGGACGTGGCCCTCGCCGACCTGATCATGGGTGGCGAACTGCGCGCCGGTATCTACGCGTTCAACCTGGTCCAGAAGCGCGGCAAGCGTCCGGCTGGCGCCCCGGACAAGAACCTGGCGCGTCCGGTCACCAAGGTGGGCGTCGTGGGCGCGGGCCTCATGGCCTCGCAGCTCGCGCTGCTGTTCCTGCGCCGCCTGGAGGTGCCGGTCGTGCTGACCGACATCGACCAGGAGCGCATCGACAAGGGTGTGGGCTACGTCCACGCCGAGATCGACAAGCTGCTCGGCAAGGGACGTATCAACCAGGACAAGGCCAACCGGCTGAAGGCCCTGGTCACCGGTGTCCTGGACAAGGCCGAGGGCTTCTCGGACGCTGACTTCGTCATCGAGGCCGTCTTCGAGGAGATCGGCGTCAAGCAGCAGGTGTTCGCGGAGGTCGAGACGGTCGCTCCGGCGCACGCGATCTTCGCCACGAACACCTCGTCGCTCTCGGTGTCCGAGATGGCGTCGAAGCTCAAGAACCCCGAGCGGGTCGTGGGCTTCCACTTCTTCAACCCGGTCGCCGTCCTGCCGCTCCTGGAGATCGTGCGCGGCGAGCAGACGGACGACGCCTCGCTGGCCACGGCCTTCGCCGTCGCCAAGAAGCTGAAGAAGACGGCGGTTCTGGTCAAGGACGCCCCGGCGTTCGTCGTGAACCGCATCCTCACCCGCTTCATGGGCGAGATCCAGAACGTCATCGACGAGGGCACCCCGGTCGAGGTCGCCGAGAAGGCCGTTGAGCCGCTCGGTCTGCCGATGTCGCCGCTGGTCCTCCTCGAGCTCGTCGGTCCGGCGATCGGCCTGCACGTCTCCGAGACGCTCAACAAGGCGTTCCCGGACCGCTTCACGGTCTCCCCGAACCTCAAGGCGGTCGTCGAAGCGGGCAAGCGCGGCTTCTACGTGTACGACTCCGGGAAGCCGGAGCTGGACCCGGAGGTCGCCGCGCTGCTGAAGCAGGGCGACACGGTCCTGACGGAGGACCAGGTCCGCGCCCGCGTCCTGGACGCGGTGGCCCAGGAGATCGGCATCATGCTCGACGAGGGCGTCGTCGCCGAGGCCCAGGACATCGACCTGTGCCTGATCACGGGCGCCGGCTGGCCCTTCCACCTGGGCGGCATCACGCCGTACCTGGACCGCGAGGGCGTCTCGGAGCGCGTGAACGGCAAGAAGTTCCTCGAGCCTGGTGTGGCGAGCGTTCCCGCTTAG
- a CDS encoding amino acid permease, with amino-acid sequence MTSPLFRTKKVEQSILDTEEPEHALKKSLSALDLTVFGVGVIIGTGIFVLTGTVAKNNAGPSVALAFAAAGVVCALAALCYAEFASTVPVAGSAYTFSYASLGELPAWVIGWDLVLEFALGTAVVAVGWSGYIQSLMDNAGWQMPAALGSREAADGFGFDILAAALVLVLTAILVLGMKLSARITSLVVAIKVTVVLVVIIAGAFFIKGDNYDPFIPKAQDVPPGESLEAPLIQLIFGWAPSNFGVMGIFTAASVVFFAFIGFDVVATAAEETKNPQRDMPRGILGSLFICTALYVAVSIVVTGMQHYSELSVDAPLADAFKATGHPWYAGFISFGAAVGLTTVCMILLLGQTRVFFAMSRDGLLPRFFSRVHPRFKTPHRPTILLGVVIAVLAGFTPLNELAALVNIGTLFAFVVVAIGVLILRKTRPDLHRAFRTPWVPLIPILSVCASLWLMLNLPAETWVRFGIWMAAGFLVYFAYGRTHSLLGKHRETTVDDVLKPPPNGGTP; translated from the coding sequence GTGACCAGCCCCCTCTTCAGGACCAAGAAGGTCGAGCAATCCATCCTCGATACCGAGGAGCCGGAGCACGCGCTCAAGAAATCCCTGTCGGCCCTGGATCTGACCGTCTTCGGCGTCGGCGTCATCATCGGCACCGGCATCTTCGTCCTCACCGGCACGGTGGCCAAGAACAACGCAGGCCCCTCCGTCGCCCTCGCCTTCGCCGCGGCCGGCGTCGTCTGCGCGCTCGCCGCGCTCTGTTACGCCGAGTTCGCCTCCACCGTCCCGGTGGCGGGCTCCGCCTACACCTTCTCGTACGCCTCCCTCGGTGAACTGCCCGCCTGGGTCATCGGCTGGGACCTGGTCCTGGAGTTCGCGCTGGGCACGGCGGTGGTCGCCGTCGGCTGGTCCGGCTACATCCAGTCGCTCATGGACAACGCGGGCTGGCAGATGCCCGCGGCCCTGGGCAGCAGAGAGGCCGCCGACGGCTTCGGCTTCGACATCCTCGCCGCGGCCCTGGTCCTGGTGCTCACCGCCATCCTCGTCCTCGGCATGAAGCTGTCCGCGCGGATCACCTCCCTTGTCGTCGCCATCAAGGTGACGGTCGTCCTCGTCGTGATCATCGCGGGCGCCTTCTTCATCAAGGGTGACAACTACGACCCGTTCATCCCGAAGGCGCAGGACGTGCCGCCGGGTGAGAGCCTCGAAGCCCCGCTGATCCAGCTGATCTTCGGATGGGCCCCGTCCAACTTCGGCGTGATGGGCATCTTCACCGCCGCCTCCGTCGTCTTCTTCGCCTTCATCGGCTTCGACGTCGTCGCCACGGCCGCCGAGGAGACCAAGAACCCGCAGCGCGACATGCCACGCGGCATCCTCGGCTCCCTCTTCATCTGTACGGCCCTGTATGTCGCCGTGTCGATCGTCGTGACCGGCATGCAGCACTACAGCGAACTCTCCGTCGACGCCCCGCTCGCCGACGCCTTCAAGGCCACCGGACACCCCTGGTACGCGGGCTTCATCAGCTTCGGTGCCGCGGTCGGCCTGACGACCGTCTGCATGATCCTGCTCCTGGGCCAGACCCGGGTCTTCTTCGCGATGAGCCGCGACGGACTGCTGCCGCGCTTCTTCTCGCGCGTCCACCCCCGCTTCAAGACCCCGCACCGGCCGACCATCCTGCTCGGCGTGGTCATCGCGGTCCTCGCGGGCTTCACCCCGCTGAACGAACTCGCCGCACTGGTCAACATCGGCACCCTGTTCGCCTTCGTGGTCGTCGCGATCGGCGTTCTCATCCTCCGCAAGACGCGCCCCGACCTGCACCGGGCCTTCCGCACTCCCTGGGTGCCGCTCATCCCGATCCTGTCGGTGTGTGCCTCGCTGTGGCTGATGCTGAACCTGCCCGCCGAGACGTGGGTGCGGTTCGGCATCTGGATGGCGGCCGGTTTCCTCGTCTACTTCGCGTACGGCCGCACGCACAGCCTCCTCGGCAAGCACAGGGAGACCACGGTCGACGACGTCCTCAAGCCGCCGCCGAACGGCGGGACCCCGTAG
- a CDS encoding NTP pyrophosphohydrolase, with protein sequence MSAPVLMIVDAANVVGSVPDGWWRDRRGAAERLRDSLVLYADEGLPAFPGPLEVVLVVEGAARGVSSVAGVRVDSAPGSGDDRIVELAAEAAGRRCLVVTADRELRDRVGALGAEVTGPRTVRP encoded by the coding sequence ATGAGCGCCCCTGTTCTCATGATCGTCGACGCCGCGAATGTGGTTGGCTCGGTTCCGGACGGCTGGTGGCGGGATCGCCGCGGGGCGGCCGAGCGGCTACGGGACTCGCTGGTGCTGTACGCCGATGAGGGACTGCCCGCGTTCCCGGGTCCCCTGGAGGTGGTGCTCGTGGTCGAGGGTGCCGCCCGCGGTGTGTCGTCCGTTGCGGGCGTACGGGTCGACTCGGCGCCCGGCAGCGGCGACGACCGCATCGTGGAGCTGGCCGCCGAGGCCGCGGGGCGCCGCTGTCTGGTGGTCACGGCCGACCGCGAACTGCGAGACAGGGTGGGCGCGTTGGGGGCGGAGGTCACAGGCCCGCGAACAGTCCGCCCCTGA
- the dxs gene encoding 1-deoxy-D-xylulose-5-phosphate synthase: MPLLTRITGPRDLDRLSLEQLDQLAEEIRTFLVDAVSKTGGHLGPNLGVVELTIALHRVFDSPKDKVLWDTGHQSYVHKLLTGRQDFSKLKMKGGLSGYPSQAESEHDIIENSHASTVLGWADGLAKANQVLNKDDHVVAVIGDGALTGGMAWEALNNIADAKDRPLVIVVNDNERSYAPTIGGLANHLATLRTTDGYERFLARGKDLLERTPVVGKPLFDTLHGAKKGLKDFIAPQGMFEDLGLKYVGPIDGHDIEALESALARAKRFGGPVIVHCLTEKGRGYQPALQDEADRFHGIGPIHPDTGLPIKASGADWTSVFGEEMVKLGREREDIVAITAAMLQPVGLKNFADTFPDRIYDVGIAEQHGAVSAAGLATGGLHPVFAVYATFLNRAFDQVLMDVALHKCGVTFVLDRAGITGTDGASHNGMWDMSILQVVPGLRLAAPRDADQVRAQLREAVDVDDAPTVVRFSKGAVGPAVPAVGRIGGMDVLRAPGTDAPDVLLVSVGALAPMCLEIADLLDKQGISTTVVDPRWVKPVDEAMAPLAEQHRVVVTVEDNSRVGGVGSTIAQALRDAGVDLPLRDFGIPPRFLDHASRKEVLTEIGLTAPDVARQVTGLVAKLDGPSERPTTRIDSAEPARD, from the coding sequence GTGCCGCTGCTGACCCGTATCACGGGACCGCGCGATCTGGACCGGCTCAGCCTGGAGCAGCTGGACCAGCTGGCCGAGGAGATCCGGACCTTCCTCGTCGACGCGGTCTCCAAGACCGGCGGCCACCTCGGCCCCAACCTCGGCGTCGTCGAGCTCACCATCGCGCTGCACCGTGTCTTCGACTCGCCGAAGGACAAGGTGCTGTGGGACACGGGCCACCAGTCCTACGTCCACAAGCTGCTCACGGGTCGTCAGGACTTCTCCAAGCTGAAGATGAAGGGTGGCTTGTCCGGCTACCCCTCGCAGGCCGAGTCCGAGCACGACATCATCGAGAACTCGCACGCCTCCACGGTCCTAGGCTGGGCCGACGGCCTCGCGAAGGCGAACCAGGTCCTGAACAAGGACGATCACGTCGTCGCGGTCATCGGCGACGGCGCCCTCACCGGCGGCATGGCCTGGGAAGCGCTCAACAACATCGCCGACGCCAAGGACCGCCCCCTGGTCATCGTCGTCAACGACAACGAGCGCTCGTACGCCCCCACCATCGGCGGCCTCGCCAACCACCTGGCCACCCTGCGCACGACGGACGGTTACGAGCGCTTCCTGGCCCGGGGGAAGGATCTGCTGGAGCGCACCCCGGTCGTCGGCAAGCCCCTCTTCGACACGCTGCACGGCGCCAAGAAGGGCCTCAAGGACTTCATCGCCCCGCAGGGCATGTTCGAGGACCTCGGCCTGAAGTACGTCGGCCCCATCGACGGCCATGACATCGAGGCCCTGGAGTCCGCGCTGGCCCGCGCCAAGCGCTTCGGCGGCCCGGTCATCGTGCACTGCCTCACCGAGAAGGGCCGCGGCTACCAGCCCGCCCTCCAGGACGAGGCCGACCGCTTCCACGGCATCGGCCCCATCCACCCCGACACGGGCCTGCCGATCAAGGCCTCGGGCGCCGACTGGACCTCGGTCTTCGGCGAGGAGATGGTCAAGCTCGGCAGGGAGCGCGAGGACATCGTCGCGATCACCGCGGCGATGCTGCAGCCGGTCGGCCTGAAGAACTTCGCGGACACCTTCCCGGACCGCATCTACGACGTCGGCATCGCCGAGCAGCACGGCGCCGTCTCCGCCGCGGGCCTGGCGACCGGTGGCCTGCACCCCGTCTTCGCCGTGTACGCGACGTTCCTCAACCGCGCCTTCGACCAGGTCCTGATGGACGTGGCCCTGCACAAGTGCGGAGTCACCTTCGTCCTCGACCGGGCGGGCATCACCGGTACAGACGGCGCCTCCCACAACGGCATGTGGGACATGTCGATCCTTCAGGTCGTGCCCGGCCTCCGGCTCGCCGCGCCCCGCGACGCCGACCAGGTCCGCGCCCAGCTCCGCGAGGCCGTCGACGTGGACGACGCGCCGACCGTGGTCCGCTTCTCCAAGGGCGCGGTCGGTCCCGCCGTACCCGCCGTGGGCCGTATCGGCGGCATGGACGTACTGCGCGCGCCCGGCACCGACGCCCCGGACGTCCTGCTCGTCTCCGTCGGCGCACTCGCGCCCATGTGCCTGGAGATTGCCGACCTGCTCGACAAGCAGGGCATCTCCACGACCGTCGTCGACCCGCGCTGGGTCAAGCCCGTCGACGAGGCCATGGCCCCGCTCGCCGAGCAGCACCGCGTGGTCGTCACCGTCGAGGACAACTCCCGCGTGGGCGGCGTCGGTTCGACGATCGCGCAGGCCCTGCGCGACGCGGGCGTCGACCTCCCGCTGCGCGACTTCGGCATCCCGCCGCGGTTCCTCGACCACGCCTCCCGCAAGGAGGTCCTGACGGAGATCGGCCTGACCGCCCCGGACGTCGCCCGCCAGGTCACAGGCCTGGTCGCCAAGCTCGACGGGCCAAGCGAGCGCCCGACGACCCGCATCGACTCGGCGGAACCGGCCCGCGACTGA
- a CDS encoding thiolase family protein — MPRTVRDVVFVDGVRTPFGKAGPKGIYHETRADDLVVKAIRELLRRNPGLDPKKVDEVAIAATTQIGDQGLTIGRTAGILAGLPQSVPGYSIDRMCAGALTAVTTTAGSIAFGAYDAVIAGGVEHMGRHPMGEGVDPNPRFVSEKLVDESALFMGMTAENLHDRYPHITKQRADEYAVRSQEKAAKAYANGKIQADLVPISVRRTNEEAGETGWGLVTADEPMRPGTTLENLAGLKTPFRVHGRVTAGNAAGLNDGATASIIASEDFARENNLPVKMRLVSYAFAGVEPEVMGYGPIPATEKALAKAGLSIEDINLFEINEAFAVQVLAFLDHYGIADDDARVNQYGGAIAYGHPLASSGVRLMTQLARQFEEQPHVRYGLTTMCVGFGMGATVIWENPNFEGEK, encoded by the coding sequence GTGCCTCGTACCGTCAGGGACGTCGTCTTCGTCGACGGCGTCCGTACCCCGTTCGGCAAGGCGGGCCCGAAGGGCATCTACCACGAGACCCGCGCCGACGACCTCGTCGTGAAGGCGATCCGGGAGCTGCTGCGCCGCAACCCCGGTCTCGACCCGAAGAAGGTCGACGAGGTCGCCATCGCCGCCACCACGCAGATCGGCGACCAGGGCCTGACCATCGGCCGCACGGCCGGCATTCTGGCCGGGCTGCCGCAATCGGTGCCCGGTTACTCGATCGACCGTATGTGTGCCGGTGCGCTGACCGCCGTCACCACGACCGCGGGCTCCATCGCCTTCGGTGCGTACGACGCCGTCATCGCCGGTGGTGTCGAGCACATGGGCCGCCACCCGATGGGCGAGGGCGTGGACCCGAACCCGCGGTTCGTGAGCGAGAAGCTGGTCGACGAGTCGGCCCTGTTCATGGGCATGACCGCGGAGAATCTGCACGACCGCTACCCGCACATCACCAAGCAGCGCGCCGACGAGTACGCCGTGCGCTCGCAGGAGAAGGCGGCGAAGGCCTACGCGAACGGCAAGATCCAGGCCGACCTGGTGCCGATCTCCGTACGCCGTACGAACGAGGAGGCGGGTGAGACGGGCTGGGGCCTGGTCACCGCCGACGAGCCGATGCGTCCGGGGACCACGCTGGAGAACCTGGCGGGCCTCAAGACGCCGTTCCGTGTGCACGGCCGGGTCACCGCCGGTAACGCGGCCGGTCTGAACGACGGCGCCACCGCCTCGATCATCGCGTCCGAGGACTTCGCCCGCGAGAACAATCTGCCGGTCAAGATGCGCCTCGTCTCGTACGCCTTCGCGGGGGTCGAGCCCGAGGTGATGGGCTACGGCCCGATCCCGGCGACCGAGAAGGCCCTCGCCAAGGCGGGCCTGTCGATCGAGGACATCAACCTCTTCGAGATCAACGAGGCCTTCGCCGTCCAGGTCCTGGCCTTCCTGGACCACTACGGCATCGCGGACGACGACGCGCGCGTCAACCAGTACGGCGGCGCCATCGCCTACGGCCACCCGCTGGCCTCCTCCGGCGTCCGTCTGATGACGCAGCTGGCCCGCCAGTTCGAGGAGCAGCCGCACGTCCGCTACGGCCTGACCACCATGTGCGTCGGCTTCGGCATGGGCGCGACGGTCATCTGGGAGAACCCGAACTTCGAGGGGGAGAAGTGA
- a CDS encoding sugar ABC transporter permease — MSIDKTQDTAPKTTGAVVENPEAAAGADVAVDPRLLVRERGFAGYVIEFKRKIRGGDLGSLPVVIGLIAIAIIFQTLNSNFLSAENLNNIAVAMVATGMMSVGIIFVLLLGEIDLSVGSVSGVAGAIAAVLSVTHGMNEWLAVLMALGGGAIAGALHGFFFARIGAPAFAVTLAGLLFWLGFMLQLLGENGTINLDGDGVIGKLTTYYFSDIAAAYGLATIAVAVFFVSSFLDSRRREAAGVPSRPLVDILLRTGLLAVVAFAAAVMFNQYKGLPLALLLFLVVLVTTDFVLRRTGYGRKIFALGGSVEASRRAGINVTAVRISVFAIAGFFAAVGGLFWASKIAAANQSAGAGDLLMNVIAAAVIGGTSLFGGRGRTWNALLGVMVITSIQYGLALEGIATPIQYMITGSVLLATVVIDSITRKTQRTAGRA, encoded by the coding sequence GTGAGTATCGACAAGACACAGGACACCGCCCCGAAGACCACCGGCGCAGTGGTCGAGAACCCGGAGGCGGCCGCCGGCGCGGATGTCGCCGTCGACCCGCGGCTGCTGGTGCGTGAACGCGGCTTCGCCGGCTACGTCATCGAGTTCAAGCGCAAGATCCGCGGTGGTGACCTGGGCTCGCTCCCGGTCGTCATCGGCCTGATCGCCATCGCGATCATCTTCCAGACACTGAACTCGAACTTCCTGTCCGCCGAGAACCTCAACAACATCGCCGTCGCGATGGTCGCCACCGGCATGATGTCCGTCGGCATCATCTTCGTGCTGCTGCTCGGCGAGATCGACCTCTCGGTCGGCTCCGTCAGCGGTGTCGCGGGTGCCATCGCGGCCGTACTGAGCGTCACGCACGGCATGAACGAGTGGCTGGCCGTGCTCATGGCCCTCGGCGGCGGCGCGATCGCGGGCGCGCTCCACGGCTTCTTCTTCGCGAGGATCGGTGCGCCCGCGTTCGCGGTCACCCTGGCCGGCCTGCTGTTCTGGCTCGGCTTCATGCTCCAGCTCCTGGGCGAGAACGGCACGATCAACCTCGACGGCGACGGTGTGATCGGCAAGCTGACGACGTACTACTTCTCCGACATCGCGGCCGCCTACGGGCTCGCCACGATCGCGGTCGCCGTCTTCTTCGTCTCGTCGTTCCTCGACAGCCGCCGTCGCGAGGCCGCGGGCGTCCCGTCCCGGCCGCTCGTCGACATCCTGCTGCGTACGGGCCTGCTGGCGGTCGTCGCGTTCGCCGCGGCGGTCATGTTCAACCAGTACAAGGGACTGCCGCTGGCGCTGCTGCTGTTCCTCGTGGTCCTGGTGACCACCGACTTCGTGCTGCGCCGCACGGGCTACGGGCGCAAGATCTTCGCGCTCGGCGGCAGCGTCGAGGCGTCCCGGCGTGCGGGTATCAACGTCACGGCGGTACGGATCTCCGTGTTCGCCATCGCCGGTTTCTTCGCGGCGGTGGGCGGTCTGTTCTGGGCCTCGAAGATCGCCGCGGCCAACCAGAGCGCCGGCGCCGGTGACCTGCTGATGAACGTCATCGCGGCGGCCGTCATCGGCGGCACCAGCCTCTTCGGCGGTCGCGGCCGTACCTGGAACGCGCTGCTCGGCGTCATGGTGATCACCTCGATCCAGTACGGGCTCGCACTCGAGGGCATCGCCACACCGATCCAGTACATGATCACGGGCAGCGTCCTGCTGGCCACGGTCGTGATCGACTCCATCACGCGCAAGACGCAGCGAACGGCGGGCCGCGCGTAG